The following proteins are encoded in a genomic region of Takifugu rubripes chromosome 21, fTakRub1.2, whole genome shotgun sequence:
- the LOC101078644 gene encoding uncharacterized protein isoform X1: protein MSGRKPRSVANPLESAITTPSERILKECHSLYVDAENGLVKIASSLGVRLLPPRKKIIVMIMGNHSAGKSSFINWYVEEHIQKTGVAIETQGFTFITSGRKRESLTGNATLHLYPHFRPLLEFKGVTDYLSAEISTSKQKKFSLVTYVDTPGLVDGDMVYPFDVNSAITWLGEQADLIFVFFDPMGQALCKRTLNIVEKLSEKCGDKLMFYLSKADEAGSETDRQRVMMQIVQELCRRPGLNKCGFEMPTIYIPNPQKPSRCVNQIDGVCQTIEKTINQAVQKTLDQLEKDSDLICSTISGRLEKDRADVAYNKSVRLHSFLCGALGVVLPALFVLSLMANTVSREQLDELLGEGPARSISILVGVVMYLWEWIPEDGQVVFVILFGAFCYLLFFLAKYFAGRHNKTLTKKERKMMTGYSDYVQDVVKTKKAKLYDWYLQQCAAEYDL from the exons ATGTCGGGCAGGAAGCCCCGATCCGTGGCGAACCCCCTGGAGTCTGCCATCACCACACCGAGCGAAAGGATACTGAAAGAATGCCACAGTTTATACGTGGACGCCGAAAACG GCCTGGTGAAAATAGCGAGCAGCCTCGGTGTCCGCCTACTGCCTCCCAGAAAAAAGATAATTGTGATGATAATGGGAAACCACTCTGCAGGGAAGAGCTCCTTCATTAACTG GTACGTCGAGGAGCACATACAGAAGACCGGCGTCGCCATCGAAACGCAGGGGTTCACGTTCATCACGAGTGGCCGCAAGAGAGAGTCGCTGACG GGGAATGCAACCTTACACCTGTATCCTCACTTTCGACCCCTGCTTGAGTTCAAAG GTGTTACGGACTACCTGTCTGCAGAGATCTCCACCTCCAAGCAGaagaagttcagtctggtgaCGTATGTGGACACCCCGGGGTTGGTTGATGGGGACATGGTCTACCCTTTTGATGTCAACAGCGCCATCACGTGGTTAG GAGAACAAGCCGACCTGATATTTGTGTTCTTTGACCCGATGGGTCAGGCCCTGTGCAAACGCACCCTCAACATAGTGGAGAAGCTGAGCGAGAAATGTGGAGACAAACTGATGTTCTACCTCAGCAAGGCGGACGAAGCAGGTAGCGAGACCGACAGACAA AGGGTGATGATGCAGATAGTTCAGGAGCTGTGTCGCCGTCCAGGCCTCAACAAATGTGGCTTTGAGATGCCGACAATTTACATTCCCAACCCGCAGAAG CCGAGCCGCTGTGTGAACCAGATTGACGGTGTGTGTCAGACCATTGAGAAAACCATCAACCAGGCCGTTCAGAAGactttggatcagctggagaaGGACTCGGATCTCATTTGTTCCACCATCAGTGGCAGATTAGAAAAGGACAG AGCCGATGTGGCGTACAACAAAAGCGTCCGGCTGCACTCGTTTCTGTGCGGCGCTCTGGGCGTCGTCCTCCCCGCCCTCTTTGTCCTCAGCCTGATGGCGAACACCGTctccagagagcagctggaCGAGCTGCTGGGCGAGGGGCCGGCTCGCTCCATCAGCATTCTGGTG GGCGTCGTCATGTATTTATGGGAATGGATACCAGAAGACGGACAAGTTGTGTTTGTGATCCTTTTTGGAGCTTTTTGCTACCTCCTGTTTTTCTTAGCCAAGTATTTTGCAGG CCGTCATAATAAGACCCTGacgaagaaggagaggaagatgatgacCGGTTACAGTGATTACGTCCAGGACGTTGTTAAGACTAAGAAG GCAAAGCTCTATGACTGGTACCTCCAGCAGTGCGCTGCAGAATACGACCTCTGA
- the LOC101078644 gene encoding uncharacterized protein isoform X2 yields MSARREASLQLLNRLRGHLPLCPPSSISAASLPPRPAVMKTMKVNDAVRRQRRAAERKDYLSCTGEAQSEPSCSTETGDPTADSYLGVTDYLSAEISTSKQKKFSLVTYVDTPGLVDGDMVYPFDVNSAITWLGEQADLIFVFFDPMGQALCKRTLNIVEKLSEKCGDKLMFYLSKADEAGSETDRQRVMMQIVQELCRRPGLNKCGFEMPTIYIPNPQKPSRCVNQIDGVCQTIEKTINQAVQKTLDQLEKDSDLICSTISGRLEKDRADVAYNKSVRLHSFLCGALGVVLPALFVLSLMANTVSREQLDELLGEGPARSISILVGVVMYLWEWIPEDGQVVFVILFGAFCYLLFFLAKYFAGRHNKTLTKKERKMMTGYSDYVQDVVKTKKAKLYDWYLQQCAAEYDL; encoded by the exons ATGAGCGCACGCAGGGAGGCGTCTTTGCAGCTTCTGAACAGGCTCAGGGGACACCTGCCTCTttgtcctccatcatccatttccgctgcctctctgcccccccGTCCTGCTGTGATGAAGACGATGAAGGTGAATGACGCTGTGCGTCGGCAGCGCAGGGCCGCAGAGCGGAAGGATTATCTCTCCTGCACAGGAGAAGCTCAAAGCGAGccgagctgcagcacagagacgGGAGATCCGACTGCAGATTCATATTTGg GTGTTACGGACTACCTGTCTGCAGAGATCTCCACCTCCAAGCAGaagaagttcagtctggtgaCGTATGTGGACACCCCGGGGTTGGTTGATGGGGACATGGTCTACCCTTTTGATGTCAACAGCGCCATCACGTGGTTAG GAGAACAAGCCGACCTGATATTTGTGTTCTTTGACCCGATGGGTCAGGCCCTGTGCAAACGCACCCTCAACATAGTGGAGAAGCTGAGCGAGAAATGTGGAGACAAACTGATGTTCTACCTCAGCAAGGCGGACGAAGCAGGTAGCGAGACCGACAGACAA AGGGTGATGATGCAGATAGTTCAGGAGCTGTGTCGCCGTCCAGGCCTCAACAAATGTGGCTTTGAGATGCCGACAATTTACATTCCCAACCCGCAGAAG CCGAGCCGCTGTGTGAACCAGATTGACGGTGTGTGTCAGACCATTGAGAAAACCATCAACCAGGCCGTTCAGAAGactttggatcagctggagaaGGACTCGGATCTCATTTGTTCCACCATCAGTGGCAGATTAGAAAAGGACAG AGCCGATGTGGCGTACAACAAAAGCGTCCGGCTGCACTCGTTTCTGTGCGGCGCTCTGGGCGTCGTCCTCCCCGCCCTCTTTGTCCTCAGCCTGATGGCGAACACCGTctccagagagcagctggaCGAGCTGCTGGGCGAGGGGCCGGCTCGCTCCATCAGCATTCTGGTG GGCGTCGTCATGTATTTATGGGAATGGATACCAGAAGACGGACAAGTTGTGTTTGTGATCCTTTTTGGAGCTTTTTGCTACCTCCTGTTTTTCTTAGCCAAGTATTTTGCAGG CCGTCATAATAAGACCCTGacgaagaaggagaggaagatgatgacCGGTTACAGTGATTACGTCCAGGACGTTGTTAAGACTAAGAAG GCAAAGCTCTATGACTGGTACCTCCAGCAGTGCGCTGCAGAATACGACCTCTGA